Part of the Acidobacteriota bacterium genome, TCGCCATCGGCAGGTAGAACGTCGGGCGAAGATAGAACGGCTGAGCAATGGGCACGGAAATCGTCGTCACTGGCCCGGGGTGCCCAAGCAGGCCTTTCGCCTGGATCCGAACAGCATGGTCTCCCGAGGCGAGCGAGCCGAACCTTCGTGTCCGTTCGGTCGACCACAGGGTCCAGGGGCCGTCATCAATCTGTACGCGAGTCGGCACGTCGGATGACGCAAGCTCGCCCCACCACGCAAACGCACGCCAGCTCACCTGGACCGCGTTCGCTTCGGTCACCGGCGCCTCGTTGATCACGATCGGGGGCGGCGACGGCTTCAGGAGACTGAGAACGGCCAGACCACCGCCGCTGGTCCCGACGTAGGCGTGGTCCGTCTCTGGCAGCACAGGCCACACCCTCGTGCTGCGCAATCCAGCGCCCGCGTCGAATGTGGTCCAGTTGCCGTTCTCGAAAAGCGACAGGCCCCCGAGGCAGGAGACCCACAACCGACCCTTCACATCGGAGCGCACCGCCCAGACGTCATCGCTCGCCAACCCATCGACGCTCGAGAAGTAGCGGAGCGTGTCACCCTGTAACCGGCCAAGGCCCCCCTTGATCTGATGGCCGAACCACACCGTCCCCGACGATTCAATCGCCAGGCTGAATACCCTGTCGACCAGAAGTCCCTCGGCGCTGGCCCAGTGACGCCACTGGCCGCGGTAGAAGCGGCTCAGTCCCCCGCCCGTACCAAACCAGAACGCGCCATCCGGCCCTTCCGCGAAGGCATAGACCCTGCCGTTCTTCAGGCCTTCGGCAACGCCCCAGCGCGCGATGCGGCCGTCGGGCCCGAGCCGAAAGGCACCGGGGCCTTCGGCAGGCGGCGGCCCGCCGGGGCCAGCCGTCGCCGCGATGCCCAGGAACCACACGCCGCCGCTCGAATCAGTGGCCACCCGATGGACGTAGCTGCGGTCCAGCAGGGGGTCGTCGGTCAACCGATGCCAACCCGTCCGATCCAGCCACCGCACGCCAGTAAAACTGGCCCCGCTCGAGATCCAGAGGCGATCGCGTGTGTCCCGTACAACGCCAGTCACCGCGCCGAGGAACTCCCCACCAACCCGATCGATATGTTCGGTGGCGTTGGTGCCCCGCTGCACGCGAACGAGCCCGTTGGCGGTCGCCAGCCACAGGCCGTCGTGGCCGCGATAGATCTCGTTGACGCCGTTGCGGCCGTCGGCCGATGGGAACGACAGGAAGGACCATCGGACGGCCGAATGGATGTAGAGGAACAGGCCGTGGTCCGAGGCCACCCAGACATCGCCATTTGCTCGAACCCCGATCCCGTGCGCGTCAGTGATCTCGGCAAAGCGTGTGGTGAGCGGGCCCCACTCCTGATTACGGAGGACCGTCAGTTCGCCGGTCTGGTGGGCAGCCAGCACATCGCCGTCGCTATCGACGGCCAGCGAGACCGCCTGACTGAGGATCGGCTGGCGAGTTCCCCGCAGAACGTCTGATGCGTCCCACCGCCACAATCCCCGGACCGACTGGGGACTCGGAATGTAGGCCCAGGCCCGCCCGTCTGCCAGTTCAACGACGCTGGAGAGGACGTAGGGATCGGTGACGCGCGGCATCCGCGAGTGCCACGTCGTGCCATCCCAGCGGTACAGCCCGCGATCGGTGCTGATCCACACTCCCGCCTGGCCCGCCTGGTACAAGCTGAGCACGCGGCCAAAGGGTGCAGCGGCCTGGTGCGACCGGAACGTCTTGCCGTCCCATTCGTACAGCGCGCCAGTATCCCCAAGCAATAGCAGCGGGCCCTTGCGCACGCCGGCCATGGCCACCCACTCACGAGCGGCCCCGCGGGTGACGGCCCCTGCTACCCGGACACCGTGTCGGTCGGCGAGCAGGAGTTGGCCCCGGGCGAGCACCGCCACGCCGCTGCCGGAGATGGCCGCCACGTTGGTTGCCCGGTTCTCGTATCCGGCAGGAAGCGCGACGGGGCGCCATCGGAATCCATCGAAGTACGAGATGTCTCCCCGTGTGAGCACCCACAACGTGCCATCGCGGGCGTCGACGACGTCGAGCACCATGTCGGAGGGCAGGCCGTCGCGTGTGGTGAATCGGGACCAACGCCAGAGGTCACCGGGCGCGGCGGTCTGCGCGGCGGCAGACGATGCCAGCAGAGCGGTCAACAACAGAACGCCAATCATCGTCCGCATGTCGGACCCGCGTAATCGGCACGAAGCAGAGCTCATCAGTGCTCGTATCATGCCATAGAAGCGGAGGAGTCTCCCTGTGCCGGGACCCACCATTGGCGTGCCCAAAGCCGGCGACGTCGGAGCCTCGCTCGCTGCCCCGACCTAAACGGTAGGCTCGCGTCGAAGATCGGTTGCGCCAACGGCCCTCTCTCTGGTCCAATACGCGCGTGAGCGTCATCCCCGACAGTCAACGCAATCTGCTGCGCCTGCTTGCCGGACGTCTTGTGCCAGAGTCGGCGCAACGCTCCCGCACCGAGCACGATGAGATGCTCGCGCTTATCGACCAGGCTCTCGCTGACCGGCCGGCCGCCATCCAGCGCCAGTTCTCTCTATTCCTTCACGTGTTGCGTTGGGCACCGGTGGCGCGCTATGGACGCCCGCTCGACCGCCTCGCGCCACAGCAGCAGGATTCCGTGTTGCGCTGGTTCCAGGACTTCCCCGTTCAAGTGATTCGAAGCGGATTCTGGGGTGTCCGCACACTGGTGATGATGAGCTATTACGCCCGCCCCGAAGTGGGCGCATCGATCGGCTACCAACCTTCGGCCGACGGCAACGCGGTGCTCCATGCTCGATCGCGACGCTGACATCGTCATCATCGGCTCCGGCGCGGGTGGTGGCACGGTCGCCAGGGAACTTGCTCCTCTCTGCCGGGATGGCGCGCGCGTCGTGGTCCTCGAGGCGGGTCCCAAACTGCGTGAATCGGAGTTCACGGGCCGCGAGGTCGAAATGGCTCGGCGGCTGTATGTGGATGACGGCGGGTTCCTGACCGAAGACCGCGCCATGACGCTTGCGTTCGGACGAGCCTACGGAGGATCGACGGTCGTCTACACGGGCACATCGTTGACGATCGCCGAGCCGACGCTGGAACGGTGGGGCGTGCCCGGGCTGACGCATGGCGATGTGCTTCGGCGGTCGCAGAAGTACCTGGCGGACAACAACGTCCATCTTCTCGACGAAGAGGACCTCAATGACAACAACCGCCTGTTCGCCGAAGGCTGCCGCACGCTCGGGTATCGCGTCGAGCAGTTCCCGCTGAATCTGAAAGGCTGCACAGGATCGAGCCTGTGTAATCTCGGATGCCCCAGCGGCGCGAAGATGGGCACCCATCGCGTGCAACTGCCGGAGGCCGAACGGCAGGGCGTCAGCGTCGTGACCAACTGTACGGTCGACCGCATCGAAGATCGCGCGGTCGTCGCCACCGTCAGCGAGCGGTCGTACGGCGAGCCGTCCGCCTGGGCTCCGGGTGAGTACCGGGTCCGTGCCAGAGCCGTGGTCGTCTCAGCAGGAGCCATCGGATCACCGGCGCTGATGTTGCGGTCACAACTGCCCGCGCCGCTCCCGGCTCTCGGCCGGTACTTCACGTGCCATCCCGCGCTGATCCTTGTCGCTCAGCACGACCGCCCTATCACCAACTACGCTGGACACCCGAAGAGCTTCTACTGCGATCACTTTGCCGATTCGGAGGGGTTCCTGCTGGAAACGTGCATGTACTTCCCGTTTACGACGGCCAAGAGCCTGACCGGGTTCGGCGCCGAACACAGTCGCTTGATGCGCGCCATGGACCGGCTGCAGATGATTCTCGTGCTGGCAATCGATCCGCCAGAGCCCGATAACCGTGTGCTCGTCGATCGCGAGGGCCGGACGGTGGTGCGCTACTGCTTCACGGACCGGGTCAAACGGTCGCTGGTGCTCGCGATGAGAGCGTCGGCGCGCATTTTCTTTGCAGCAGGCGCGGCCCGGATCCACGCGCCGGCGTCGCCGCAGTTCTTCATCGAGGCCAGCGACGTACATCGAGTCGACGAACTGATCCCACTTGATGGTCTCGTGCTGGGCAAGGTCGCCATCGCGAGCGCGCATCCGATGGGGGGATGCCGCATGGGCTCGAGCCCTACCGAATCGGTCACCGACCATTGGGGCCAGGTCCACGGCGTGCCGTGGCTGTTTGTGGCGGACGGCAGCCTGTTTCCCCGCTGCGCCGAGATCAACCCGTACATAACCATCATGGCACTGGCCGACCGCGTCGCCGAAGGCGTCCGCCGGCAACTGCCGGAACTGCGAGCGCTGTCGTCATGAGGATGCGGGGATCCGATCTGGTCGTACGGGCATTGGAGGATGCGGGGGCACGGTTCGCCTTCGGGATCCCCGGCACCCACAACATCGAGCTGTACGACGCGCTGCATCGGTCACAACAGGTGCTCGCGGTGCTGGTCACCGACGAGCAGAGCGCCGGCTTCATGGCCGACGGCGTCTCGCGCACCTCGTCGAGCGTGGGCGTCGTCAACGTCGTGCCGGGCGCCGGCATCACGCATTGCCTCTCCGGCATAGCAGAGGCCTACCTGGATGGCATTCCGCTGATTGTCCTGGCCTGTGGTATCCGCAACGACACGGGCCGCGCGTATCAACTGCACGACATCGATCAGCTTGCCCTGCTCCGGCCTGTCACAAAGGCATGTCTCACACCGGCGACGCCGGATGACATCTACCAGGTCGTTCGACAGGCGTTTGATCTCGCCCAGGCTGGAACACCGGGTCCGGTCGCCGTCGAGATCCCCGCGAACTTCTATCTGCTGACGCACGAGGTGGCGGCCACGCCGCCCTACAGCGCCGTGGACGCGTCGATGACGGTCGCCCCCGATGCCCTCGCCGAAGCGGCCCGCCTCCTGAATGGCGCGACACGCGTGCTGCTCTATCTCGGATACGGCGCTCGTGACGCGGGGCCCGCGCTGGTCGCCATCGCCGAGAAGCTCGGCTCACCGGCCGCGACGACCATCCAGGGCAAGGGCGTGTTCCCCGAACATCATCCCTTGTGGTTGTGGAACGGCCTCGGTCGTTCCGCGCCTCCGTTTGTCCGGACGGTCGCGGGCCGATGTGACGTCATGCTGGCAATCGGATGCCGGTTTGGAGAGGTCGGCACGGGAAGCTACGGATTCACGCCCCCGGCGACGCTCATCCACGTCGATATCAACCGCGACGTCTTTCATCGCAACTTCCCGGCGACACTGGCCATCGAAGCCGACGCCTCCGCATTCGCGTCGGCACTCCTGCCGCTCATCACGGCCCGTGAGGAATGGGGCGACACCACAGAACACATGGCGGTCGGCCATCGCGACCTTCGTGAGACGTGGCTGCGCGACCGGAGCGAAACGAGTGTGACACCGGCCGTCCTCTTCGACGCGCTCCAGAGCCTGTCGCCCGACGCGATCTATGCCACCGACAGCGGGAACGGGACGTTTCTCGGCATGGAACATCTCAGGCTGGACCTGCCCGGACAGTTTCTCGCCCCGGTGGATTTTTCCTGTATGGGGTATGCGGTGCCAGCGGCCATCGGCGCCAAACTGGCCAACCCGGCTCGCGACGTTGTCGCACTGCCAGGGGATGGCGCACTGTTGATGACCGGGCTGGAACTGGCGACGGCCGCGTCGTACGGCCTCGGCGTCGTGGTCTGCGTGCTGCGCGACGGCGAACTCGCGCAGATTGCCCAGTTTCAGAGAACGGCGCTTGGCGAAGAGGAAAACAGCGTGCTGCCGCCGTTCAAGGTGGACGCGCTGGCCGCCGCCGTTGGCGCCGAGTACGTGGCATGCCGACAGGACGCTCACGTCGCTGGCGCGCTCAATCGAGCATTCGAAGTGGCGCGCGGCGGCAGGCCGGTCGTCGTCGACGTCGCGATCGACTATTCGCGAAAGACGTTCTTCACCAAGGGCGTCGTGGCAACCACGTTTTGGCGATTGCCGTGGGGCGACCGCCTCCGGATGCTTGGACGCGCCGTGTCGCGCAACGTGCGACGTCTCGATTAACTGGGGACGGTTTCAAAACCTGCGTATGCGGCCCGTCACCAGGCCGTCAGAACGGGTTGTGAAACCGGTTCTCCTCTCGCTCCGGCGATGGCCCATCCCCGATGGTATGCTCTTGCGCGTGCACATCCCTGACGGCTTTCTGAGCGTCGGCGTCACCACGGCCACCTGGGCCGCGGCCACCGTCGGCGTGGCCTCCGCGCTTCGGGCGGAGAAGGCCGACAGCCATCCAATGCCAGCCGGCATTCTCGGCGCCACGGCGGCCTTCCTGTTCGCCGCCCAGATGATCAACGTGCCGATCGCGCCCGGCGTCAGCGGCCACCTGGTTGGAAGCGCGCTGGCTGCGGCGCTGCTTGGGCCTTGGCGCGCGCTCGTCGCCATGGCTGTCGTGCTGACCATCCAGGCCGTGCTCTTCCAGGACGGGGGCATCAGCGCGCTCGGCGCCAACATCGTTGATATGGGTGTGGCGGGTGTCGCGGTCGGGTACGCCGTGGCGGCGCTCACCACCCGCTGGTTGAGAAGCCCACGCGGATTTGCCATCGGGGTCGTGGTCGGCGCGTTCGCGGCGACCGTTGCGGCATCCGTCCTGACCGGCGTCTGGCTCGGCCTATCGGGCCTCTATCCGCTCGGGGCCATCGTGCAGGTCATGCTGGTGACGCATGTGGCGATCGGCGTGCTCGAAGCGGCACTGACCGGGGCCATCCTCGTGACCGTGCTGCGGTGGAGACCGGACTTGGTGCGGGGTCTCAACACCAGTCATACGGTGAGCCATCCGGCCGTTGCATTTGTCGGCATCCTTGGCGTGGCTGTCGTGATCGCGGCCTTCATCTCGCCCTTCGCGTCAGCGCTGCCAGACGGTCTCGAGTATGCGGCCGAGCGCCTCGGCTTTGCCGGTCGTGCCCACGCCGCGTGGTCGGCGCCCTTTGCCGAGTACTCGCTTCCATTCGCAGCCTCGGGCCGTGTGGCCACAGCGATCGCCGGAACGCTCGGAACGATCGCGGTGGCCATGCTGGCCTGGCTCATCAGCCGCGGTCTCCGGGCACCGACCGATGCCATACACCGGTAGGCGCCACGGCTTCGTCTTCGCATGCGGGTTGGTCGTCGCGTCTGCCGCGGCCCTTGCGCCGGCAGGCTTGCAGGGGGATCGCCCACCTGTGTGGGCGTGGGGTCTGTGGACGCTTGCCTTCGCTACCGCACTGTGGGCATTTCACAAAGCGGGCCTTCTCGTCGCCGAAGCTCTGCGACGGATCACCTGGCTGACGCCGGTCGTCGCGGTGTTCGCGCTGCCCGCGGCGCTACTCGCACCGACTCGTTCCCGAGGTCTGGTGGCGCTGACCCTTTCGGTGCGCGCGTTGGCGGCGGCCGCCGCAGGCGCCGGTATCGCCACCTGGCTCGGGCCAAGCGGCATCGTCAACGGCACCCGCCACCTGGGTGCGCCGCAACGATTGGTCGATGTGCTCGAGGCGACACTCGCCAGCCTTGCGACTGTGCTGCGGCAGGTCAGAGCCATGCTCCAGGCACGCGAAGCTCGACGCACACGTTTCGGCGCGTGGAGTGACATGTTGACGGAACCGGCAGACACCGTCCGCGGGTTCGGCAGATTGGTGGCCGCGTTGCTCCTCCGCTCACTCGAGCGGGCCGAGGCCCTCGAGCGCGCCCGCCGCGCAAGAGGGCTTGAGCCATGAGCAGCGAGCGTCCGCGGGCTGTCGGCTTCGAGGTCTCCGGCCTCACGTACCACTACCCGGACGGATCGGCTGCGCTCGACGGCATCAGTCTGCGTGTCGACGCCGGAGAACGCGTCGCGCTGCTCGGCCCCAATGGCGCCGGTAAGTCCACGCTGCTCCTGCACGTGGCGGGCCTCCTGCCCGAACGGCGTCGATACCTGCATGTTCACGAACCAGGGGGAACCGCACATCGCCATGGCCTGGTGGGACGGGTCGTGGTTGACGGTACGGAACTGGCGCCCGGCAGCATCAAACGGATCCGCGATCTGGTGGGCATCGTGTTTCAGGATCCCGATGACCAGTTGTTTGGCCTGACGGTTGGTGAGGATGTCGCCTACGGCCCACGGGCCCGCCGCTGGACGGCGACGACGACTGCCCACGCGGTCGAAGAAAGCCTGGCCGCCGTCGGCCTGTCCGGATTCGAGCACCGCTCGCCGCACCATCTCTCGGCCGGCGAAAAGCGCCGCGTGTGTCTTGCCGGCGTGCTGGCGTGTCGTCCCGGCCTGCTCCTGCTCGATGAGCCCTCGTCTGGTCTTGATCCCCGCGGCCGGCGCGGGCTGGCGGAATTGCTGCGCGGCCTGACCGCGACCATCGTCGTGGCGAGCCACGACCTGGGATTCGTCACCGAACTCTGCTCGCGTGCTGTCGTTCTCGACCACGGAGGCATCGTGGCGGACGGATCCGTCGCGGCGATCCTCGGTGATCACGACCTGCTGCTGCGGCACGGTCTGGCCTGAACTTCAGACGGGATTGGGGATTCGGGTTAGCGTTGCCCACCCACTTGGCCCCAACCGGGTCGTCATGACAGAATCTGGCTGCCATGATTGACGGACTCGTCAGCATCGACGCCATTCGCGAAGCGTCCGCCCGCATTCGCCCGCTGGCCCGGGTCACGCCGCTTCTCGAGGTGACCGACGTCAGCGGTGATCTCGAGCCTCCAGGTCCGCTGTTTCTGAAATGTGAGAATCTCCAACGCAGCGGGGCCTTCAAGATTCGTGGCGCCGTCAACATGATGCTCAGGCTCCCCGAATCCGATCGGGCCCGAGGTGTCATCACGTTCTCATCCGGCAACCACGGCATCGCGATGTCGCTGGCCGCGAAACTACTGGGCGTGTCCGCCGTCGTCGTCATGCCGACCACGGCGCCAACCGTCAAAGTAGAGGCGGCCCGCCGGCTGGGTGCGGAAATCGTGTTCGAGGGCACGACGACGATTGAGCGAAAGATCAGAACTGAGAAGCTGGCGGCCGAACGTGGGCTCACCATTGTGCCGCCGTTCGACCACGAGTGGATTGTCGCCGGCCAGGGCACGATGGGACTCGAGATTCTCGAACAGTGCCCGCAGGTGTCAGCTGTCTATGTTCCAGCCAGCGGTGGAGGCATGATCGCGGGCGTCGCCACCGCGATCAAGAGCCTGAACCGGGCCGTGCGAATCATTGGCGTCGAGCCGGCCGGCGCGAACAGGATGACGAAGTCGCTACACGCCGGTCGCCCGGTCACGCTGGATTCGGTCAGCGGCATCGCCGACGGCCTGCTCGCGGTGCGTCCAGGCGATATCACGTTCCGGCACGTGCAGGCCTACGTCGACTACATGATCACCGTGGACGATGCGGCCATCGCGCGTGCGATCCGGTGGCTGTTCGATCACGCAAAACTCGTCGTCGAACCGAGCGGCGCGGCCACGGTCGCCGCCGTGCTCGGTCGCCAGGACGCGTCGTGGTCTCGGGATGGAGCGGCGAGAGTGACCGTCCCGGCGGGAAGCCCGACCGTCGCCGTGCTGAGCGGCGGCAGCGTGGACGCGACCGCATACGGACGGTACATCACCGGCGGGATCTAGCACTCGAAATGGGGTTGGGAGGAAACGATGGCTGAACGAGAAGCCCTGATCGACAGGTTTGTCAGGTACGCGAAGATCGATACCCAGTCGTCGGGGACCTCGACGTCGTACCCGTCCACCGAGAAGCAGAAGGAATTGCTCCGTGTCCTGATAGACGATCTGAAGGCGGCCGGGCTCGACGACGCCGCGATGGACGAGTGGGGCTACGTGATGGCCACGCTTCCATCGAATATCCCCTCAGGGCATCCCGCCCGCGGCAAGGTCCCGACCGTTGGCCTCATCGCCCACGTGGACACGTATCACGAAGTCAGCGGCGCCAACGTCAAACCGCAGATCCATCGCCACTACGACGGCCGCGACATCGTCCTGCCCGGTGATCCGTCGCAGGTCATCCGTGTGGCCGATGAACCCGAACTCGCGGCATGCAAGGGGCTGACGGTCATCACCACCGACGGAACGACGTTGCTCGGCGCCGACGACAAGGCTGGCGTGTCGGTCATCGTCGAGACGCTGTGGCAATTCAAGGAGCACCCATCCCGACTGCACGGCCCCATCCGCGTGGGCTTCACGCCGGACGAAGAGGTGGGCCGCGGCACAGAACATTTCGATGTCGTAAAATTTGGCGCCGCCGTCGCGTACACGATTGACGGGTCCGGCCTGGGTTCGCTCGAAGCCGAGACGTTCTGCGCGGACACGGCGTTTGTGACGGTGACCGGTGCGGACGTGCATCCGGGTTACGCCAAGAATAAGATGGTGAACGCCGTGCGCGTGCTGAGCGCACTGCTGATGGCGTTGCCGCAGCACAAGACGCCCGAGACGACCGAGGGCCGGGAAGGATTCCTGCATCCCATCTCGATCTCCGGCAATACGTCCGAATCGAAGGCGCAGTTGCTCGTCCGCAGCTTCAGCGAGGAAGGTCTGCGCGAACTCGAAGACATCCTGCGCGACACCGCCGCCTTCATGGAGAAGCGGTACACCGGCGCGAAAGTAGCCGTCGAGATCAAGGACGCCTACCGGAACATGAAATACAAACTCGACGCCGTCCCGCATGTCGTCGAGTGCGCCGACCAGGCCGTCCGGCGCGCCGGTCTCGTGCCGCAGCGTCTCCCCGTGCGCGGGGGCACCGACGGATCACGCCTGTCGTTTATGGGACTGCCGACGCCGAACCTCTTCAACGGCTCGATGAACTTCCACGGCAAAAAGGAATGGGTGCCGCTCGAATGGATGGCCAAGTCGGTGGAGACGCTCGGCCATCTCTGCGACATCTGGGTCGAGCGATCTGCATTGGGGACGGTTTCATAACCGGCGAACTGCGGCACATCGTTCCAGTCGATCGCCATCAGCTCTCTCCGGGCCCCTGGGTTCGTTCCGAATCCCGAACCCCGTCTTCTGGCTTCTTCCTCACTCAGCGGCGATGCCGTTCAGGTCGCGAAACAGCTTTTCGAACCGATCGAGCGCCGCGTCGAGATCGGGCAGCGCCAGGCGCAGCGTGGCCGTATTCTCGAACAGATAAGACGCCGGCGCGAAACTGTCGAACTTCGGCGCCCACGGCGGCATGGAGGCGAAGAACCGCTCGACTTCGGCCACGAGCCGATGAGGCGCATCAGCCGGCGCGTCCCCCGGGAGCACGCCCGATTCGCCGAGGTTGAAGGCCCCGGTCACCAGTTCGCGGAACAGGGGACGGCCGAGCATGTCTTCGATCTGCGCGTCGTCCTGATCCACATACAACGCCGGCCTCAGGATCCTTCCGAACTGGAGCACGCCGCGCTCCCACAGGCCCTCGAGCCGGCGCGGGTGGCTCATCAGGCCATCAGTCAGGACCACGATCTTCTGAGCCGCGTTGGCGAAGAGCGCGGCGAACGGCCCGATGCTGTCGAGTCCACCGATCGGCACCAGGCTCCACGCTGGATCGAGATGATCGCGCCCCTGCTGCTGCAACTCACGCGAGAACCACTTCAGGTACAGCACATCGCTGGCGCGGTCGAGCAGCAACGTCTGGGGACCCAACACCGCCCGCCGCGCCACGTCGTACGCCAGCGCCGCCCGGATCGGAAACGACGTGTCCTGGTCGTTGCTCAGGAACCGGTCGCCCACCTTCGTGCCCAGCACCTTGTCGTTGGCGCCCGCGTCTTCGGCGGTTCGCACGCCATCCAGGTGTTCGGGGTCAATCATGAACGGCGAGTGCGTCGTGTAGATCACCTGAAAGTGCGGCAGCAGCTGCTCGCGAATGAACCGCATCATGTCCATCTGCGCGCGGGCGTGCAGGCTGAGGCCCGGCTCGTCGAGCAGCACGATGTAGTCGGATTCGTGCTCGCGCCGGATGTGCGACAACCACACGAGGAAGGAAAAAAACCAGATGAACCCGCTGCTTCGCTCGTCAAAGCTGAGCGTCACGTTGTGCCGCTTGTTCCGGATGCGGGTCCGGAGGATGTAGCCGCTGTTGAACGGCGGGGGATCGTTTGGACGGGCGGCATCACACCGGAACTCGACGTCGAGCGACCGATCCTGGGTCCAGTAGTCGAGCACGTCGCGCGTGATGCGTTGCGACACCGACTCGAGTTCGGCGACCAGGTACTCGAACTGGTCGATCTCCTGCAGATCCTCAGCCGATGTATTCGCGAGTTCGAGCAGCGCCAGGAACACCGAATCGACCACCGTCAGCTGGTTGGCGGCTTTGTGGCGGAGCAGTTCGTCGACGGACACTTCCGCAGGCAGGCGATGGTAATCCGCAAAATAGAGGAACTGCGGCAACCGCTTTTCGAGCACCAGTACGGCTTCATCGTGGACCGTCCCGTGCGGGAAGCGCTGCTGCGCCTCGGCCGCCAGCGCCGACTGGGCCGCCGTCGGGTGCTCGACGTCCTTGACGAGTCTGGTCAGCTCAGCGACCGTCGTCACCGACCACAGGCCCTGCAGTTCCGCCGCGTCGAGCTTGGCCGCCCGGATCAGGTTCGAGACGACTCGACGCTCGTCGACATCGATCTGCCACCGCAAGCGGTTGTCGTAGCCTTTCGACACGACCACCTTGTCGCTGGTGAGCGCGTCGGGCCCAAGCGCGGCCCCGAGCGCCTCGAGATCGCGATCCACGAGCTTCCAGGTGGTCGTCACGACTCGGTCTGGCGCCTTCTGGCGCTTTTGCCGGTAGGACGCCCACCGTCTTCGCGGGTACTCGACGTCTGAGAAATCCCCATCGATCGGCAGAATCGGGTTCACGCGGTACAAGGCCTTCAGCAGCGCCGTCTTGCCCGATTCGTTCTTGCCGACAATTCCGGTGAGTGGCCGAATCGTGAATTCGGTGGAGTCGTCGATGCACTTGAAGTTTTCGACGCGGACAGACTCGAGGATCATGTTCTGGTGGCACTCCCTGGCCGATGGAAGATGTAGTCTGACGGGCGCCAATTGTCAATTGCTAAGTCCTTCGATCCATGAATTCGGCAACGAGTCTATTCACGTAGGACTTAGTGCTGAGCGAGCATAATTCACCGGATCGCCCCGCAAGAACACGAAACTGTCATGGCGAGTCGAAGCAATAACCGAACGGCCCGTCGCCCGGCGGCCCCGTTGGTGTTCGGTTTTCGCCCGCGATCCCGTCCTTAAGGATAGTGGCAACGGCGAC contains:
- a CDS encoding energy-coupling factor ABC transporter permease, producing the protein MKPVLLSLRRWPIPDGMLLRVHIPDGFLSVGVTTATWAAATVGVASALRAEKADSHPMPAGILGATAAFLFAAQMINVPIAPGVSGHLVGSALAAALLGPWRALVAMAVVLTIQAVLFQDGGISALGANIVDMGVAGVAVGYAVAALTTRWLRSPRGFAIGVVVGAFAATVAASVLTGVWLGLSGLYPLGAIVQVMLVTHVAIGVLEAALTGAILVTVLRWRPDLVRGLNTSHTVSHPAVAFVGILGVAVVIAAFISPFASALPDGLEYAAERLGFAGRAHAAWSAPFAEYSLPFAASGRVATAIAGTLGTIAVAMLAWLISRGLRAPTDAIHR
- the pepT gene encoding peptidase T; the protein is MAEREALIDRFVRYAKIDTQSSGTSTSYPSTEKQKELLRVLIDDLKAAGLDDAAMDEWGYVMATLPSNIPSGHPARGKVPTVGLIAHVDTYHEVSGANVKPQIHRHYDGRDIVLPGDPSQVIRVADEPELAACKGLTVITTDGTTLLGADDKAGVSVIVETLWQFKEHPSRLHGPIRVGFTPDEEVGRGTEHFDVVKFGAAVAYTIDGSGLGSLEAETFCADTAFVTVTGADVHPGYAKNKMVNAVRVLSALLMALPQHKTPETTEGREGFLHPISISGNTSESKAQLLVRSFSEEGLRELEDILRDTAAFMEKRYTGAKVAVEIKDAYRNMKYKLDAVPHVVECADQAVRRAGLVPQRLPVRGGTDGSRLSFMGLPTPNLFNGSMNFHGKKEWVPLEWMAKSVETLGHLCDIWVERSALGTVS
- a CDS encoding AAA family ATPase yields the protein MILESVRVENFKCIDDSTEFTIRPLTGIVGKNESGKTALLKALYRVNPILPIDGDFSDVEYPRRRWASYRQKRQKAPDRVVTTTWKLVDRDLEALGAALGPDALTSDKVVVSKGYDNRLRWQIDVDERRVVSNLIRAAKLDAAELQGLWSVTTVAELTRLVKDVEHPTAAQSALAAEAQQRFPHGTVHDEAVLVLEKRLPQFLYFADYHRLPAEVSVDELLRHKAANQLTVVDSVFLALLELANTSAEDLQEIDQFEYLVAELESVSQRITRDVLDYWTQDRSLDVEFRCDAARPNDPPPFNSGYILRTRIRNKRHNVTLSFDERSSGFIWFFSFLVWLSHIRREHESDYIVLLDEPGLSLHARAQMDMMRFIREQLLPHFQVIYTTHSPFMIDPEHLDGVRTAEDAGANDKVLGTKVGDRFLSNDQDTSFPIRAALAYDVARRAVLGPQTLLLDRASDVLYLKWFSRELQQQGRDHLDPAWSLVPIGGLDSIGPFAALFANAAQKIVVLTDGLMSHPRRLEGLWERGVLQFGRILRPALYVDQDDAQIEDMLGRPLFRELVTGAFNLGESGVLPGDAPADAPHRLVAEVERFFASMPPWAPKFDSFAPASYLFENTATLRLALPDLDAALDRFEKLFRDLNGIAAE
- a CDS encoding ABC transporter ATP-binding protein, translated to MSSERPRAVGFEVSGLTYHYPDGSAALDGISLRVDAGERVALLGPNGAGKSTLLLHVAGLLPERRRYLHVHEPGGTAHRHGLVGRVVVDGTELAPGSIKRIRDLVGIVFQDPDDQLFGLTVGEDVAYGPRARRWTATTTAHAVEESLAAVGLSGFEHRSPHHLSAGEKRRVCLAGVLACRPGLLLLDEPSSGLDPRGRRGLAELLRGLTATIVVASHDLGFVTELCSRAVVLDHGGIVADGSVAAILGDHDLLLRHGLA
- a CDS encoding threonine/serine dehydratase translates to MIDGLVSIDAIREASARIRPLARVTPLLEVTDVSGDLEPPGPLFLKCENLQRSGAFKIRGAVNMMLRLPESDRARGVITFSSGNHGIAMSLAAKLLGVSAVVVMPTTAPTVKVEAARRLGAEIVFEGTTTIERKIRTEKLAAERGLTIVPPFDHEWIVAGQGTMGLEILEQCPQVSAVYVPASGGGMIAGVATAIKSLNRAVRIIGVEPAGANRMTKSLHAGRPVTLDSVSGIADGLLAVRPGDITFRHVQAYVDYMITVDDAAIARAIRWLFDHAKLVVEPSGAATVAAVLGRQDASWSRDGAARVTVPAGSPTVAVLSGGSVDATAYGRYITGGI